The DNA segment ctaatcttgagaataattagataaatCATCAGAGTACAACAAGAAATTAATCCGAAaacatatctttgagaagaaaaagaatctaaagatagcaatcAGAACAAAAATTCGATGTTCAGCATATCACAGTTTGAGCTTCTGTACACAAATTCCATAAAGACTatttgagtttaacatgtgtttagaagatccaaagtactttttTGATGCCTCAGTATGTAACACACTCCATTTCTTGTCAAATCTGGTATAGCAAAGTCACCGCATGTTTCTCGAATATTTGAGcagccctttcgggttttcaactcaaaaacccctttggtctcaaggcgccctttgcgggttttcaccttgttttcccttctctttagacaaagtacttcttgactgagtctgaattcactggattgggtaaaaTTTTCTCATCCATTTCTGTTAAAATCAGAGCACCTCCAGAGAaagccttctttacaacatacggcccttcccaattcggcatccattttcctctaaagtctttctgtacgggaaggatctttttcagcacCAGGTCCCCTTTGTGAAATTCTCTTGGACAAAACTTcttatcataagctcgcatcattcgcttctgatacatctgaccatgacgaatagcccttagcctcttttcttcagtcaagttcaattggtcataccacgattgaatccattctgcttcatctagcTTTATTTCCgaaaaattcgaagagaaggtatttcaacttcaatgggtaatactgcctccttctcataaaccaacgagaaaggagttgcccgaGTAGAGGTTCTGATGGATGTTCGGtaagctaagagtgcaaatggtaacttctcataccAATCTCtttaggtttcagtcattttccccactatcttctggatgtttttgttagcagcttccactgccccattcatctttgggcgatatggATATGATTTATGATGTTTAATCTTGAATTGCCTGCAGACTTCCGCaatcgtgctgttgttcaaattcaatgtattgtctgatatgatcctctcaggcattccataccaacAAACGATCTCCCCTTTCAAGAATCACCCTACTGCTGACTTAGTGACGCTAGCTTAAGAAGCTGcctctatccattttgtgaagtagtcgatgaccacaaaaatgaaacgatgcccattcgaagcttttggtgatattggcccaatgacatccatgccccatatggaaaagggccatggagaagtcataacatgtaagGGTAAAGGTGGTATATGGATCTTGTCCCCATatatttggcatttatgacatttcttagcataactgatacaatctccttccatagtagaccaatagtatccaaacctcATTATTTCTCTTGCCATCGTAAAGCCATTAGCATGTGTACCATAAACTCCTTCAtgtacttcttccaagatttgttTAGCTCTACAGCGTTAACGTATCTCAAAAGTACctgatctttccttcttttataaagGATATCCCCATCTAGTACATATTCGCAGGCTAACATCCTTAAAGTTCTTTTGTCGTTTTCAGTTGCCTTCTCTGGATATTCACGATTTCTCACATACcataatatatcttgataccacgGATGGTcatccttttcctcttcttcgatgttACAGCAATGAGCTGGAAGCTCCGAAATGCTCATTTGAATTGGTTTCATATCCtcttgtttattttctttaatcatggaagccaatgtcaCCAAGGCGTccgccatctgattttcatctcgtgggagataactgAAAGTGACGTTATCAAACGCTTCAAGTAACTCCAAAACTATGTttcgataattaatcaatttggggtcccttgtctcccattcacccctAAGCTGGTATATTACCAGcgcagagtctccatatacttctagagTTCTAATTTTCCGCTCTCTGGCTGCTTGAatccccatgatgcatgcttcatactcagccatattattcGTACAGTTAAAGTCCAATTTacatgtgaatggataatgattgccatttggggataccaagactgccccaattccatttcctacCGCATTGGATGCACCATCAAAGTTCATCTTCCATGGACATTTTTcaatagttgccacatacatcaactcctcattagggaaatcaaagtttaatggctcataatcttctagagctctgctagccagaaattctgctatcgcgcttccttttatagccttttgacttacatagactatgtcaaattctGAAAGCAATATTTGCCACCTTGCCATTCTTCCATTTaatgctgttgactccatcatgtactttaatggattaagttttgaaattagccaagtcgtatgatataacatatattgcctcaaccttcgagtcgtccagattaaagcacaacacaatttctcaattgacgaatatctcatctcacactttgtgaatttcttgctgaggtagtatatcacattctcttttcttcctgactcgtcatgttggccaagcacacatcccatagaattactaaacactgataagtatAGAATTAATGGTCTATCTAGACTAGGCAGAGATAACACTGGAGCATTTAACAAGTGTTGCTTAACCttatcaaaagcattctggcattcctcatcccaagtaccttggttgtgttttctaaggaggcgaaatataggatcacatttctcagttaattgcaaaataaaccgagcaatataattcaatcttccaagaaaaccctaaacttccttctgagtacgtggtggaggcaattctcgtatggctctaaccttgtctgagtcaacttctattcccttttcactgaccacAAAGCCCAATAACTTCCCCGACCTAGCTCCGAAGATGCACTTTGCCGGATtaagcttcaactgaaatttctttaatctcaggAACAACTTCCTCAAGACTTCAATATGCTCCATTTCTGTttgagatttagcaatcatgacatcaacatacacctcaatctccttatgcatcatatcgtgaaataaggtcaccatagccctttgatatgttgcccctgcattctttagtccgaagggcattaccttgtaacaaaagGTGCCCCACAGTGTTATAAaagtggttttatccatgtccccaggatgcatctttatctgattgtatcctgagaagccatccataaaggagaacaacgaatatcccgctgtaTTGTCCACCAAAGTGTCGATGTGCAGTAAAGGAAAATTGTACTTTAGGCtagctttgttcaaatctctgtaatcaacacacattcgtaccttcccatccttcttagggacAGACACAATgttggccacccattctgaataCTTAACCTCTTGTAGGAATCCAACATCAAACTGCTTTTTgacttcattttttattttcagtaCAATACCAGGCCTCATCCTTCACAATTTTTATTGGACTGGCTTGCAATCTTGTCTTATGAGAAGGCGATGTACTACGATATCAATATTCAAACCCGGCATATCctcatatgaccatgcaaagatatcTTTAAATTCTCGTAGTAGCTCAATAAGGTCTTGTCTCGTTTCCTTAGCAATATGtgtgccaattttcacctccttcccTTCCCCCAAGGCTACATTCTCTATTGTCTCTTTCTCACGGGGTaagatttgtttctcctcttgtttcACCATTCTCAATAGATTTGGAGACATATCGCAACCTTTGTCGTCTTCAAAATCCTGAagttcttctaaacacatgtcttgctcaaaagagAATCTAGGATTTGTAATAtcagtgctcatatcattgatatctagggacctgcaGGGTACGAAAGAATGTacaaataataaatgaattttcagaactttttttttaatgttatgaatgaaatgaaagaatttaaaggttaaaagaaTATTGAATGGTATAGAATATTCACTTGAATTGATAACAAAAGTTACGTTTTATTGAAATGTAAATATctgaacatgagcctattttacaaatgaaatcttaCTTCTCCTTGGCTTTAGAGCAATAAGAGTGTTCTGGAAATTACTCTGAAGAATCTTTAAAAACTATAGGAAGTCCCTCTGCAACCCAATTATTCAAAgagcttcccggttcgtaagggcgaatgccctcaaggtttcctcGTTCAGACTCTTCATTATACACAACATTGATGTAACAACCTCCTTCTTCAAGCAACCCTCCTTCAGGGTGAATTATCCCTCCTGATACAAAGGTTTGGGATATATGGGAGAATGTCATCGATTCCCACTCTACTTCTTTTCTGCTTAAACGCGCCCTTCTCCTTTCTTGATGCTTCTCCATTTCCCTCCTCCTTTGCTTTTGATCTGGCCTGAAACCCAAACCAAAACGGTCTCTCTTCTCCTTTAACTCTGGAATTGAATCCCTCATTGAAGATATCTTCCCAATCCTTTTCCTAGCAAGGCTCCTCTTCCCATTGTCATTTGCAAACCCATCCTTGTAGTTCTGGATATCTTGGGCACCGGTACCTCATTCCCCTCTGAAACGAATGTTGCGTTGACGAATTCTAATGAACGGAAAGAGCATTCAATTGCCTCCTTGTTTGCTTCTACATAGGGTGCACTACTGGTGACGTCGCTATAATGTCCTCCGCATTTATAGTAACCAACCGTCTATCAACTACTAACTTTAGTTTTTGGTGCAGAGATGAGGGCACCGCTTCTGCCGAAtgtatccaaggcctccccaacagGAAATTGTAAGAGGGCTTGATGTCCATCACTAAAAATTTCACCTCATACGTGTTTGGCCCAATTATCAAAGGAATGTCgattcttcccatgacctttctttccgtgccatcaaatgctctcactacattataacatgttttcatgtgagaactatctaTAGGCAATCTGTTCAATGTCGATAATGGCAAGACATTTAAAGTTGATCCATTATCAATAAGCACACTTGGCAGTGTATACCCCTTACAACGAGTGGTGATGTATAAAGCTTTAACTGATCCCATGCCACCAGGTaggatttcatcatcattgaaatagatgaaattgtcagcacttatGTTACTAACCAATCGATCCAACTTGTTGACGGATATATCATTAGTAACATAAGTCTCATTGAGCACCTTCATTAATGCTTCTCGATGTGCCTCTGAACTTAGAAGCAAAGCAA comes from the Gossypium hirsutum isolate 1008001.06 chromosome A06, Gossypium_hirsutum_v2.1, whole genome shotgun sequence genome and includes:
- the LOC107963120 gene encoding uncharacterized protein — encoded protein: MAEYEACIMGIQAARERKIRTLEVYGDSALVIYQLRGEWETRDPKLINYRNIVLELLEAFDNVTFSYLPRDENQMADALVTLASMIKENKQEDMKPIQMSISELPAHCCNIEEEEKDDHPWYQDILWYVRNREYPEKATENDKRTLRMLACEYVLDGDILYKRRKDQVLLRYVNAVELNKSWKKYMKEFMVHMLMALRWQEK